The DNA sequence CTGTTACCGTTTTGTTTATTATCACCCTGCGGAAGAATCCATCATTCACTCCGTCATAATGCTCCGAGAAACCATAATGCGAAAAGGCCGCCTGCAAGAGTGTCATCGTACTCACCTTAACAGGCAATTGACCTTCAGACCCGGCAGCGGCAGCAGTGACCAGGCGGCCACCAAAACTATGACCGATTAAGTGAGTCTTAATATCCGGATTCTGAGCAAGGATTTTTCTGAGCACTTGATTTACTCCCGTACTGCCAACGATACCTGATCGCTCCTTCATCTCATAGTACGTCAAGTAGTTGAGCAAGTTAAGCACACCCGATTTAATTCCGCTAAAGAACTGTATGAGTCCAGCCGCACCTCCCATGCTTGCAGATGGACCACCTCCAACTGCTGCGGCCCCTCCGCTTGATATCGGTTTTGACTCCACAATCGGTACAGGCTTACTCAGGCGGTTGATGACCTCATCGCCGGGAAGCGTAAAAAAATCACTTGATGCGTCAATATCTACAGAGGTTTCTTTCGGCAGTATTGAACGCAACAAATCAGTAAACTCTTTCCGGGCTTTCGGGCTATCTTCAAGTTTTGGCACCAATAGCTTTGCCTTATCGAGAACCGCATCTGCCTGGGGATCATCAAATACACCCTTCATTTCTTCAAGCTCTTGCCTGAGGAGATCGTTGGTTATTGGCGATTCAGCGCCTGCAGCGCCGCTTGGAATGAGGTCTTTCTCGGCAAATTTCTTTGAGGGCCAGAGTACAGCCATAATGGCAAACTTACGTGTGCTGATACCGGCTACTACTCCGGAATTTATCATATGGCGCATACAGCCGAAGAACCGCGTATAAAGATTGCGGGCATCGCACATATCATTATTCCATCCATGCGAGATGACGAACAGATCTGAGATACCGCTTTGTGCGAGAAAATCTATCAATTCTTTCACCTGATTCTGATCATGCACCTCACCCCTCTTGTTAAATTCCACTTCAAAATAAGGAAAACCTTTCAAGTCTTGCATACTATCCTCCCTTCATTATACAGATTGAATAGCCCTCATTAAATCTACAAGGCCGTACCCCTGAAAATATCGCTCACGTTTCAGGTCCGTAGCGGTGGACAGAAATATCTCTTTAACCTTTTCTGGTCGCCCAATGAATTCGCGCCTTATTGAAAGGAATGCGGCAATCACACCTGAGACATGCGGCGCAGCCATACTCGTGCCGCTCTCTTCCAGATAATCACAATCACCGATCTTTTCTCTCATTTCTGCGCGCCGCTTGCCCGCCGCACAGGATAAAATTTTTTCACCGGGAGCAACAAGATCTGGCTTGATCCGTCCGTCACCAGTTGGGCCTTTCGATGAGAAATAAGAAACACCGTAGACATGCGGCATATCTTTATGCGTCGAACCAACGGTAATCGCAAGTTCAGCATTACCCGGATCATTGATAGTCAAGTCCATACCGGCTGAGATAACTCCCCGAAACTGGCTTTGTGCAACTCCATAACCGGTATTGCCTGCTGCAACAACAACGACAACGCCGAACGAACGAGTCTGTCTACTTCCACACAGAGGGGACTCTGTCCACAGGCAAACCATTCAGGCTCAAAGTCGTAACCAACACTCATATTTACTCCATGAATCAGTAGGCGACGACCATACCCGTTAATCTCCTGTATCATTTCAATTGCCGCTATAAGGTTGCTTGCCAGGCCATCTCCTTTTTCGTCAAGCACCTTGAGACTCAAAAGCTTACATTTAGGCGACATTCCCGAAATAGCATCGAGGGTAAGTTCGTTATAGGATATCTCTCCATCTTCATTGCGCAATCGGGTATACGCCCGGATTTTCTTCGCCTCCGCTTCCTCTCCCCTTCCACCTTTATTCTTAACTCTCATTTCACCCGCAATGATACCTGCCACATGTGTGCCATGACCGAAAGCATCTTGCTTCGCATCTTCCGGGTTTGCAGAACCTAATTTGGTGAAATCTGTATGGATGAGCGGATCCTTAAGATTGAGATTATCGTGCAAGGTAAAATGCGGATGAGTCGCATCTATCCCTGAATCAAGCACTGCCCACACAATACCCTCGCCATAGGCAGAAAATGAAGTTTGTGCAGCGTCGGCCTTCACGGTGCTGATTGATTTATTGATGAGAGATTTAACGGGAAAATCAGGCCAGATATGATAAATCGCCCGTTCCTTTACTTTTGCTCTGCTATCCCGCTTCACCAACTCACGTATCACATCACCTTCAAGACTTGCAAACAGGTATTGCTGGCTGCGTTTACTTTTCAACTCGTTGATTCCCTGATGTCCGGGATCTTTATCTTTTCCTATTTCACTGATTATTTCTTTCGTTGTTTTCATAACCCAATCTCTCGCCCCATCACGCCCTGTAGGATACTCCAGGTTTAAATCAATGATCACCGGGAAGACTTTGGGTTTATGTGCCGGACCTTCTTTAAGTTTCTTCTGCTTCTCTTTGAGCATTTCCTCTTTAAGCATCTCCTCTTTGAGCATTTTGAGAAGCGGTATTGCGATTACCGTTGAGTCCAAAGTTTCTGGTGTAAATGGTTTTTTCATAGGGTCTTGTTGCGTCAATCCATCTATACCGGTTTTCTGTTTAGCCATAGATATCCTCCATAATAGACTTCAATACGTAGTCCGTTCCAATCATTATTGGGTAAGAGAAAACTTTTATTTACCAGGCGGCATTATCTGGCAGCAATGAAGGTGTGAATGTATAATAAAATAGATTATTCTGTCAATAGTAATTTAAAATGAGGAGATTACTATGCATGAAACTAAATAGTAAATATCGCTCTACATCAGATTATTGAAATCACTTCAACGGAGGAAAATAAAATGGATACAAATAATACTCCTTTTAGATGGGCATTCTGGACTTTTTTTATACTTCTTCTTATGACTTTTTCAATCTCATGCAATGCGGTAAATCCGGAAAAGCAACCTATCTTCTCAAATATAGTCGGCGGCCTGTTGTGCGGTACAGCCAGCGACAATCAATGCACAGTGCCAGCGGGAAAACGATTAATAATCGAGTATGTGTCAGGGTATGTTTTTCAACCTCCCTCAGCTAGTGAAACGATATCAGTTGCTATGGCAATTACGGATCCTCAACTTGGCCTTAATGGGAATTCTTTCCACCATTTCGTGGCAACGAAGACCAATGCTACAGGGACAACAGACGTTTTTGTTTTCTCTGCACCCTTGAGAATGATGCTGCATCCTCAGGCGACCTTTTATTTCTCGGGCGTGGCTGCTGTTGCAGTTTCTGGCTACCTGGTAGACTCCGAATAGATCCCTGAATCATTTCACCCCTTCGGGCTTGCAGTATAGAAATCAACCGTTGAAACAAAATATAAAGTGCGTTGATAGTAAATCGCTCTTGTTAAAAAATTCTGATTATTTTAAAATATCTTTTAAAATATCGCCTACGGGTGACTCCTCGCCCTGTTGGTCTTTGTCACCTTTTTTGGGTAATCCTATCTTATCGCCTAATTTTTCCAGTTCTTTCCTGCCATAATATTTCGCCATGGCGCTGGTTATATAGGGTATGTCCAAAATAGGTCTTGGCTTGTTTATACTTCCCGTTACCGTAATTGGAAGCACCATGCGGTTCTCCGGATTAAAGAGGGCTTTGAGAGGTTCAGCCTTCTTGGCTAATTTAGCAGAATATTCATGGGAGAGAACAACCTTGCCCTTAAGGTCGAGGCTGCTGGTATCATAGTCAACCAACCCTTCTATAAAAGCATCAGAATCCGTTGCTTTTGCAGTATGAATATTATGTAATGCAATCTTCTTTACATTGATTTTATTACCGGTCATGGAAAAATCACCATCCAGATAATCAAACCGTGTGGCCTTTTGTTTATCCAGTTCACCACCCTCTTTTCCCAGAAACTTAGATACACCCTTTATACCAAAAAGCGCATCCAGGACTGTATCTACAAGATTTACATTCATAATTTCCCCCTGATCGATACGGAATGGCCCACGAGCATGAATCGCTCCTTTCTGGTTATCATCTCCGGCATTGTTTGCTGTGAAAGATCCGGAAAATCTCCCTTTGAATAAACCCTTGTATTGTGTGAGGGTATCTATAGCTTCTGCCACATTCATATTTTCAACAACCGGTTTCACGTTCCATTGAAATTCACGGGGTTTTACTTTACCGTTCATCGAAACGTTTCCCTGGAAGGCATGAACTTGAAATTTACGAATATCGAGCATATCATTCTGGTAATCAAACTGTGCCTGTATATTCTCAAAAGGAGCAGCCATCACATTCCCCTTCTTGACATCGAGGCTGCCATTGCCTATGATGTTGTTCTGCTTTTTCCCGGCTTGGACTTTCATATCTATAGATTCAAAGAAACTTTGAGAAGTTGTTGCTTTCTGGTTATTATCCGATGTTTGAGATAGATTACACATAAGTCTTGGAGACGAGAACTGCAGATTAACAGAAGCGTCTTCCATCGTTCCTTTCAAAGAGCTCTGAAGGACAAAGTCCCCCTCCGGTTCATACTCTTTCAGTGCAGGAACCAGTGATCCCCAACCTTTCAGGGATGTTTCTTCGGTGCCCATCAAAAGATCAAAATGCGGATTTGTTAGACCGGTAATTTTCCCTGATGTCTTTAAAAACAAGGTATGCATACTGATAACACACGGGTCTAAATAAATATCATCTCCTGTCTTAGTTGCCTTCATAGAAATTTGACAAGGGACAGATTTTGGCTTGTGAAATGTTTCGCCATACATAATCTCAAGGTCTCTCATGTCCACGTTGCAATCAGCCTTGAGATTATCAATATTTCCCTTCAAAACCATTTGCATGTTTACTAAGCCTAAAAAGCTCATATCCGGTAAAGAGTTCTTGATAGAAAAGTAAGATTTACCTGCATCCGGATTAAATTCATCGAGAGATAATGTAACATCCATAAAAAGCCGTTTTATATCCAGGGTATCGTCTAAGGGACCCACAGTACCCTTAGTCACGAAGTTTTGCTTCGAACTCCCAGGCAATCGGGCTGTTATATACATTTGAATCGGTTTATTCGTGGATACATCAATGAATTTCATGTCTAATAAATCTATCGTTGTCGTTGTGGTAGTTCCCTGCTGGGTGAACTCATCAACAAAATCGATATGACCCTGGTTCACCGTAAATGTAGAAACCAGCAGTCCTGCAAAAAGGTCGCTTCCACTTTTCACCTCATTTTCACTACCATTCTTTTCATTCTCTTTTTTCTCCGGGCTTTCAGTATCTCCATGCCCTTCTATCCCGGAACCCATCAGGTCTGCGATATTAAGCTCTCCTTTTGAGTTCCTTATCAGTCGTACTACCGGCTTTTCCAGAATTAATTCCTTTACTTGAATTTGCTTTTTTAAAAGAGGAAGTAATTTTACTTTTATCCGCAGGCGTTCTAAATTCAGAAAATCACTGGTACCAAATCCCAGCTTTTCCGCAATATGAAGTCCCTGAATCTCCGCTCCCAGCCCTTTCAAAATGGTGAGTTTTATGCTGCCAAAATCCAAATCTCTCGCCACGTGCGGCTTCGCAATATCGATAATTTTTGCTTTATATTTATTTACATCAATAAGAAATGGCGTAATTAATGCACCTATCACAAGAATAAAAATCGAACACAGAACAATAATAATGATCTTTTTCATAATTTTATCCTCTATAAATAGGTTGAGTTTTAAAAGGCAAAACCCAACGACTTTTTTACCCACCCCTAAAGCCCATACGCATCAAGCTAAGAGTATTATTCCCTAAGAGAGGAGGATGTGTGTCTATTTTTCCTCCCTAATCCCCCTGTTTCCCCCTTTAGAAAAGGGGGATTTCCCTATTTTCCCCCTTTTCTAAACTTGTCCTTACCCACATCTTTAAATACCACAAAGAACACGAAGTACACGAAGAATAAGAGAGTTCTAAATCTCAATAAATTCTTTTTATGATCGATCCCTTCTTGAGGCGAAGCAACACACCCCTACCTCAATTGTAAAAGCGCAAAATCTTGCTTCTCTCCGTTCTTCTTTCTTCGTGTACTTCGTGGTTTACCTTGCTTCTACCTTCGCTCCCTCCCTAACTTGTGGGTAAGGATAAGTTTTCTAAAGGGGGATTATGTTATTCTTCACCGTTTCCACATGTTAGCTTGATGCATATGGAGTTCATTCCCCTGTAGAGACGCAAAATCTTGCTTCCCTACAATTAGGGTAGGGATGGGTTAACGGCATCATGAAAAACTTTGAATTTCCCATACATCATCGTTTTCTTGCATCCGGAATTTACAACAATGTAGCAGAAGTTAGATATTTTATCAAGGGAAACAGAAGCCTCTGATAAATGTTTATCATGCTATTGCTCTATTTTTGGTGGGAGGGTACCTACTCTACCTGGCTTATAAGTACCTGATCATATTGTACATTTTCTTTGGTAGTAATGAGTATACCATGCAAAAATTTTGACGCAAAGGTTTTGCCATAAGCTCTTTTTGTTGCCGAAAATTTACCGTGAAAGAAAATGGAGAAGTCTTTATAATAGCAACAGAGACCTTGAAGAATTAAAAAAAATTTAAAAAAGAAGAGGAGCGCAATTATGGCATATCAACCGATTGAAAACTATGGGTTGATAGGCAACCTGAGAACTGCAGCGCTGGTGGGAATGAACGGCTCCATCGACTGGCTGTGCCTGCCCCGCTTCGACTCGGCCAGCGTCTTCGCCGCCATCCTGGATGACCAGAAGGGAGGCCGGTTTCGCATCGCCCCGAAGGGAGAAGGTCTACGGCACAAGCAACACTACTGGCCGAACACCAACATTCTCATTACGCGGTTTCTGCATCCCGATGGGATTGGCGAAATCGAGGACTACATGCCCGTAGGCGGGGCCGGTGGCGCCCCGGATGATCAACTCGTCCGGCGAGTCCGGGTGGTGCATGGCCGCATGCCGTTCTATCTGGAGTGCCGGCCTGCCTTTGACTATGCCCGTGCCCAGCACGAGACATTAGTTGCCTGGCAAGGCGCCCGCTTCGATGGACCAGAACTGAGCCTCGGACTAGCAGCCTCAGTCCCGCTGCGGCGTGACGGAGACGGTGTGCTTTCCGATTTTGTCCTGAGCGAAGGACAGAGCGCAACCTTTGTTCTACGCCGGCTCGACCAGGGTCGCGATGCTGGCTACTGCCCCGATACCGGAGAGGCGGAGGAACGGTTCCGGGAAACTGTGGCATACTGGCAACGATGGCTGTCGCACTGCACTTATCAGGGCCGCTGGCGTGAAATGGTTCAGCGCTCGGCGCTGGCACTCAAGCTGTTGACATACGAGCCAACAGGGGCCCTCATAGCTGCCCCAACCACGAGCCTTCCCGAAAACATTGGCGGGGTGAGAAATTGGGACTACCGCTATACCTGGCTTCGGGACGCATCCTTCACCCTCTATGCGTTGATGCGGATTGGCTTCACCGAAGAAGCTGCCCGGTTTATGGACTGGCTGGTGGCGCGCTTACAGGAAGACAAATCCGCCTGTGATGGCCCTCTCCAACTCATGTATGGCATCGACGGCCAGGCCGAGTTGATCGAACAGGAACTTCCACACCTGGAGGGCTACCGATGTTCTCGGCCTGTGCGGATCGGCAACGGCGCTTACGATCAACTCCAGCTCGATATTTACGGTGAACTGATGGACTCTGCCTACTTGTTTAATAAATATGGCACGCCCGCTGGCTATGATGCATGGAAGAATATGCGCCGGCTGGTAGACTGGGTCTGTAACAACTGGGCGCGTACGGATGAGGGGATCTGGGAAGTGCGCGGTGGACAGCGGTACTTCGTTTTCTCACGACTTATGTGCTGGGTAGCCCTGGACCGCGGTCTGCGTCTGGCCGATAAACGGTCGTTCCCGGCAGACCGGGCACGGTGGCTGCGTGTACGGGACGAAATATACGAGGATGTAATGCAAAAAGGATGGGACCTACAACGCCGGGCCTTCGTCCAGGCATACGGCTCTCCCGCCCTGGACGCCTCGAATCTGCTGATGCCACTGGTATTCTTCATTGCCCCCAGCGACCCGCGGATGCTTGCGACTGTGGACGCAATCCGCAAACCAATAGCGCAAGGTGGACTGGCTGCCGGCGGACTGGTTTACCGATACGACCCACGTGAGGCTCCAGATGGGCTACCGGGAACCGAAGGGACATTTAACATGTGCAGCTTTTGGCTCGTTGAGGCGCTGACCCGCGCCGGGCGCACCGACTCAAGACGGCTGGAGGAGGCACGACTCTTGTTCGAAGAGATGCTCGGCTACGCCAATCACCTGGGGCTCTATGCGGAGCAAACAGGCCCTAGCGGTGAAGCGTTGGGAAACTTTCCGCAAGCGTTCACCCACCTGGCCCTTATCAGCGCCGCATTCAACCTCGACCGGACGCTGGACGGCGGACGTACCGATTGACGCAGGAAGAAGGCTGGCACGCAGGGTATCCTCATTTAACACAAAAAGTGAGGCAAGAGGATTGTAGAATGAGCGCTCAAAGGCACGCACTCCACCATCTCATCCACAACCTGATCGCATAGCAATAGAGTCCCTGTGCTTTCATCAACCGATAAGAAATTATTCTTCGATAAACAATAAAATACTATGATATGTACGGTTGCATTTACCTCATTCTCAAGGCAACCTGTAAACAGGCTGCCCGGGAATTATTTTGTAAATAAATCAAATACTCTCTGGTATATTGATCAATCTTTACCATGTACACAATGGTAGAGACTCAAGATGTTGCGTCTCTACGTCATGTTCCGATACATGCTGGTATATTCGGTTTCATTCATGGAATTCTCGAATCATTTCACCCCTTCGGGGTTATTTACCCGTGGTTGTGCATTCTCTATAATCATGACAGCCCTTCGAGTTTATAAATAGCTTAAGGAGAAATGCTCCGTTGTTATTCTTTTACTGTTTACGTTTCATTAGGCCTTCGACGACTTTCAAATCGTAAAGACGTGTAGTGGCGAGGCGCGCCTCGCCACTACGTAGTTTGTTTGAATTTCCTATACATAAATAAACCTTCGGCAGCCTTTTTCTTATTAAGATGTAGGGCAAGGCTTTAGCCTTGCTTCCCCGCCTGAATATGTGCATGGGGATGGCAACCCTAAAGGGTTGCCCTACAGATCGGTAAAAACTTGATATCTTTTGCCGTTTTCTCATCTCAAAGGAATTGAATGATTATTGAATGGTGAGAGCGATTGTAAAGATGCAAGATTTTAGAGACACAAGGTTTTGTAACTGTACAGACGCAAGATGTTGCGTCTCTACCCAATCTCGAAGGGATGACATAGGGGAAACCTGTGTTGATATATCATCCCAGGGCAATTGTATCAAAATGAGAATTGTTCAGCCCATTTTGGGTGGCACTGACAAACCCTGTTTGTCAGTATTTTTCTCTTCCCTATCCCTGTATGAATTTAAACAGACACGGACAATCCCCATCCCTGTTCAAGACATACAGGGACAGGTTTGTCCGTGCCACCCTGTCCAAGTGGTATTGCAAAACTTCAGACTTTCCCTCTACGTGTGGGTAATGATGAGGTGAAAACGAAGTATACTCTCTATTGTTTAAATTATCATGATTGATCTATAGAGAGCATAGCTTTCGACCTGCAAATAATTCTTGGACAACCTGTAAAGATATGGCTTCGAAACTTTACTTTATGGGAACAATTTCAGCCCTTCTGTTCAGCGCACGGCCTTCTTCTGTGTCATTAGGAGCAATAGGCTTTTTATATCCAAAACCTACGATAGAGACACGTGATTCATTGATACCTTTATCGACTAAATAGTTCTTTACCGCCTGAGCTCTTTTTTGGGAGAGGTCTATATTATACTCCATTGAACCGATATTGTCCGTATGTCCCTCTATTCTTATGTGCATATTCGGATTTTTTTGTAAAATATCGACAATGTTGCTGAGATTTGAATTAAACTCTTCTTTAATATCCCATTTCTTATATTCAAACGTGATTCCTTTTACCACCCAGCATCCTCTAGGATCGACAATTGCTCCTTGAGGTGTATCCGGGCATTCATCATCTTTGTCGTAAACACCATCACCATCACTATCAATATCAATATCTTGTTTTTGCGTAGCTGTCAAAAATACCTTTTTTACAAAGTCCGCCATGTCATCACTGGATGCAATTTCATCGGCAGTTACCGAAAAACCACATGTTACTTCTTGTGCAAGGTCTCTGAGCTCTCTTTCTCCTTCGGCAGTATTTCCCACGAAAATGGTGTAAAGGCATACCCTATCTCCGTACATTTCTTTTAAATCCTGTGCCCTCGCCATAGGACTTCCGATTAACTGTTCACCGTCACTGACAAGAATCACTGCATTTTGGCCACCTGACGTCAGTAATAGATTCTTTGCATCTTTTATAGCATTACCAGCCGGACTGCTGCCCTTGGGAACCGTTGCCCCGTTTAATGCGTCTTCTAAAAGACTCCGTGAGTGCTTCGTGAGTTCATAAACAACAAATGTTTTGTCTAATGGCTTTAAAAATCCATGCCCAAATGTTACAAGGGCACTATTTATATCGATTTCAGGCAGGGTATTATTCATTCTCGTTAAAATATCTTTTGCCACAGCAAATTTGGAATGCCCTTTATTAACGGTACCGGTAAATTCTTCTTCCATAGATGCTGATGCATCTAAAATAATTACAAAACTTTTAATTTTTGGCACATACTTCACATCTTGAGATTCTGAATCCAGATTTTGAGGAACAAAAGTCTCAAGGGGTTCGATAGGTTTCTTAAGAGGCTTAAGTTGCGCGCAACCCGTTAAAATTATCATTGATACCATAAGAAACGATGCTGATAGATATTTTTTCCGCATAACGATTCCTCTATAAAATTAAAAAACAAACTCCAATTTACAAAATACTGCTTGGGAAAGAAAACTTAATAGTATTAAACATTTTCCCACGAGAGAAATACTGTAGCAAAAAGGCAGTAGATTGCAAGCTATTTTAATGTCAATAGGACTATTTAATTCTTTTTAGCTACATTGAATACGAAAGAAGAGAAGCGTAAAAATGATAAGGACGACGTAAAATTTATGGTAACATTCTCTCATATCCTTTGTCCCGCCTTACGAGCTTATATTCCCGGCTAGCCTGTTAGCAAGCTGTCCGAGAATACAAATTCACAGAACAGAAAGATGAGGTTTATCTTCTTCCGGTTCTTTTCCTTCATGATCTCTCATGCCTCTTCAATCTTACTCTTTAAGATTTTGATGTGTTTCTTTTTTGGTAATAATTTACCGCAGAAAACACTGGAATCTCGGAGGTTCTTTGAGTATAAATAATTATACGGATTTTTTCCGTTATAATCTCTTTCTCTATGTTCTCAGTGCCCTTTGCGGTAAAAGTATTACCTGAGTTGATACTGAAAAATGAATTGCTCGCATTTTATCACGTTTTATGTCTTACAATACAACAGAAGAAATCAAAATTCGGCGTTACAGACTTCCTGATCATCTTTCCCGGTTTATTGAACAACAGTTAGATAAGATTGGTTTTTCACTAGCAACCCCAAAATCTCTTGCTCAGGCGATTCTTCACCAATCTGATTTTTATATCAGACATCCCTATGGAGAAACCCCATGGAAGGAGCATTGGGCTCAGGCTGCACAGTTGGCCTATTACTTTCCCCTTAACTGGATTCGGGCACAGGCCATATTAGATAGGGGTGAAGAAGTTGGGTTTTGGAATGATATCAAATCTTATTTGGAATTTGGTAGCGGACTTGGCCCCTTTACCTGTCAGAACCGGTATTTCAACGAAGGACTATGTATTGAACCTTCCCTTGAAGCTCAATCAGTTGCCAGGAATCTGGCTCGTCATTTTGGAATTACACGGCCACTTACATGGAATGTAAGATTTGAAAAAACAGCATCGATTGATGTGGCTGTTTTTTCTTACGTACTGACAGAACTGCCACAACTGCCTCCCTGGATTTATGAGGTAAAAAGCCTGGTGTTTGCAGAACCATCAACTCAAGATGATGGACGCCGGCTGATGAATCTCAGAGAACGCCTTATTAAAGACGGATATTATCCATATGCACCCTGTGTACACAGCAATGCATGTCCGCTTCTTATAGAATCAAAAAAAGACTGGTGCCACGACCGGGTTTTGTTTGATGCACCTCCGTGGTGGCTTGAAATGGAAGAATATCTTCCCATGAAAAACCGTACGGTCACATTCTCCTATCTATTAATGAAAAAAGAAAAACCTGATCTGAAAAAGGCAAATATGGGAAGACTCGTGGGTGACAGCCTTGTCGAAAAAGGAAAGACGAGACAAATGGTTTGTAGAAATTCCAGGCGTGAATTCCTTTCCTGGCTGCACAAAGAAGCTGAAAAATTCGAACTCCCTCGGGGAGAAATGGTTTCAATTCCGGAAGATGAGATCAGAAAGGGGCCAGAAATACGCATCCGAAAAAGTCCGAAACTCGGTATTCCTTAATAAGTCTGTATTTGAGAAATCGGTGTCACTTCAGGTTTTTGAAAAAATACCACAGGAAGCTCGGTTAGGAGCAATAATATTATGAGAAGTTGAAAAATACACCGGACGCCGATTCGTGCAGATTTTTACGGATTTTCTAACATGAAGAAAGAGTATAAACAAGATATCCCAAATCAAGAAAAACCTCAACACGGTTCAACAAACAGAAAGAGGAACAGGTTGCTGTATTTGCTCCTGAGCATTCCTATCCCTATAATAATTGGTTTGTTTGTAATGACAATAGTAAATAAAGAAGCTACCGTTTCCCATCTAAAG is a window from the Candidatus Jettenia sp. genome containing:
- a CDS encoding AsmA family protein, with the translated sequence MKKIIIIVLCSIFILVIGALITPFLIDVNKYKAKIIDIAKPHVARDLDFGSIKLTILKGLGAEIQGLHIAEKLGFGTSDFLNLERLRIKVKLLPLLKKQIQVKELILEKPVVRLIRNSKGELNIADLMGSGIEGHGDTESPEKKENEKNGSENEVKSGSDLFAGLLVSTFTVNQGHIDFVDEFTQQGTTTTTTIDLLDMKFIDVSTNKPIQMYITARLPGSSKQNFVTKGTVGPLDDTLDIKRLFMDVTLSLDEFNPDAGKSYFSIKNSLPDMSFLGLVNMQMVLKGNIDNLKADCNVDMRDLEIMYGETFHKPKSVPCQISMKATKTGDDIYLDPCVISMHTLFLKTSGKITGLTNPHFDLLMGTEETSLKGWGSLVPALKEYEPEGDFVLQSSLKGTMEDASVNLQFSSPRLMCNLSQTSDNNQKATTSQSFFESIDMKVQAGKKQNNIIGNGSLDVKKGNVMAAPFENIQAQFDYQNDMLDIRKFQVHAFQGNVSMNGKVKPREFQWNVKPVVENMNVAEAIDTLTQYKGLFKGRFSGSFTANNAGDDNQKGAIHARGPFRIDQGEIMNVNLVDTVLDALFGIKGVSKFLGKEGGELDKQKATRFDYLDGDFSMTGNKINVKKIALHNIHTAKATDSDAFIEGLVDYDTSSLDLKGKVVLSHEYSAKLAKKAEPLKALFNPENRMVLPITVTGSINKPRPILDIPYITSAMAKYYGRKELEKLGDKIGLPKKGDKDQQGEESPVGDILKDILK
- a CDS encoding OmpA family protein; translation: MRKKYLSASFLMVSMIILTGCAQLKPLKKPIEPLETFVPQNLDSESQDVKYVPKIKSFVIILDASASMEEEFTGTVNKGHSKFAVAKDILTRMNNTLPEIDINSALVTFGHGFLKPLDKTFVVYELTKHSRSLLEDALNGATVPKGSSPAGNAIKDAKNLLLTSGGQNAVILVSDGEQLIGSPMARAQDLKEMYGDRVCLYTIFVGNTAEGERELRDLAQEVTCGFSVTADEIASSDDMADFVKKVFLTATQKQDIDIDSDGDGVYDKDDECPDTPQGAIVDPRGCWVVKGITFEYKKWDIKEEFNSNLSNIVDILQKNPNMHIRIEGHTDNIGSMEYNIDLSQKRAQAVKNYLVDKGINESRVSIVGFGYKKPIAPNDTEEGRALNRRAEIVPIK
- a CDS encoding glycoside hydrolase family 15 protein, which gives rise to MAYQPIENYGLIGNLRTAALVGMNGSIDWLCLPRFDSASVFAAILDDQKGGRFRIAPKGEGLRHKQHYWPNTNILITRFLHPDGIGEIEDYMPVGGAGGAPDDQLVRRVRVVHGRMPFYLECRPAFDYARAQHETLVAWQGARFDGPELSLGLAASVPLRRDGDGVLSDFVLSEGQSATFVLRRLDQGRDAGYCPDTGEAEERFRETVAYWQRWLSHCTYQGRWREMVQRSALALKLLTYEPTGALIAAPTTSLPENIGGVRNWDYRYTWLRDASFTLYALMRIGFTEEAARFMDWLVARLQEDKSACDGPLQLMYGIDGQAELIEQELPHLEGYRCSRPVRIGNGAYDQLQLDIYGELMDSAYLFNKYGTPAGYDAWKNMRRLVDWVCNNWARTDEGIWEVRGGQRYFVFSRLMCWVALDRGLRLADKRSFPADRARWLRVRDEIYEDVMQKGWDLQRRAFVQAYGSPALDASNLLMPLVFFIAPSDPRMLATVDAIRKPIAQGGLAAGGLVYRYDPREAPDGLPGTEGTFNMCSFWLVEALTRAGRTDSRRLEEARLLFEEMLGYANHLGLYAEQTGPSGEALGNFPQAFTHLALISAAFNLDRTLDGGRTD
- a CDS encoding alpha/beta hydrolase, which encodes MQDLKGFPYFEVEFNKRGEVHDQNQVKELIDFLAQSGISDLFVISHGWNNDMCDARNLYTRFFGCMRHMINSGVVAGISTRKFAIMAVLWPSKKFAEKDLIPSGAAGAESPITNDLLRQELEEMKGVFDDPQADAVLDKAKLLVPKLEDSPKARKEFTDLLRSILPKETSVDIDASSDFFTLPGDEVINRLSKPVPIVESKPISSGGAAAVGGGPSASMGGAAGLIQFFSGIKSGVLNLLNYLTYYEMKERSGIVGSTGVNQVLRKILAQNPDIKTHLIGHSFGGRLVTAAAAGSEGQLPVKVSTMTLLQAAFSHYGFSEHYDGVNDGFFRRVIINKTVTGPIMISCTRNDKAVGKMYPLASLIAGQIAAALGDKNDKYGGIGRNGAQKTPEASEGILLNLNSQDSYQFQPGKLYNLNSDAVIKDHSDICHNEIAYAILNAVAKT
- a CDS encoding small ribosomal subunit Rsm22 family protein; protein product: MSYNTTEEIKIRRYRLPDHLSRFIEQQLDKIGFSLATPKSLAQAILHQSDFYIRHPYGETPWKEHWAQAAQLAYYFPLNWIRAQAILDRGEEVGFWNDIKSYLEFGSGLGPFTCQNRYFNEGLCIEPSLEAQSVARNLARHFGITRPLTWNVRFEKTASIDVAVFSYVLTELPQLPPWIYEVKSLVFAEPSTQDDGRRLMNLRERLIKDGYYPYAPCVHSNACPLLIESKKDWCHDRVLFDAPPWWLEMEEYLPMKNRTVTFSYLLMKKEKPDLKKANMGRLVGDSLVEKGKTRQMVCRNSRREFLSWLHKEAEKFELPRGEMVSIPEDEIRKGPEIRIRKSPKLGIP